One segment of Nostoc piscinale CENA21 DNA contains the following:
- the gatC gene encoding Asp-tRNA(Asn)/Glu-tRNA(Gln) amidotransferase subunit GatC: MIDRDQVHKVALLARLELTPAEEEQFTTQLGNILEYVEQLSELDVSDVLPTTRAIDVSNVTREDELQPYPDRDAILDSAPEQEGDYFKVPKILNSEE; encoded by the coding sequence ATGATTGATCGTGACCAAGTTCATAAAGTAGCTCTGCTTGCTCGGTTAGAATTAACACCAGCAGAAGAAGAGCAATTTACCACTCAGTTAGGAAACATTTTGGAATATGTAGAACAACTGAGTGAACTAGATGTGAGTGATGTGCTACCAACTACACGCGCAATTGATGTCAGCAACGTGACACGCGAGGATGAGTTACAACCGTATCCTGACCGAGATGCTATCCTCGATAGTGCGCCTGAGCAAGAAGGTGACTATTTCAAAGTTCCGAAAATTCTCAACAGCGAAGAATAA
- a CDS encoding CBS domain-containing protein produces MMKAEDIMTKDVITIRGSATVAEAVRLMRENNLRALVVDRRYDNDAYGMVSETDIVYKVIAYGKDPKQVRVYEIMSKPCIVVNPELSVEYVARLFANTGIRRAPVIQGKLLGIISITDILTKSNFIEAPTALRLEEKIHKAVEAARAICTQHGAYSKACAAAWDEVEELQAEAAHQKAEAMVSAKVSFEEYCRENPNVPECRNYNP; encoded by the coding sequence ATGATGAAAGCTGAAGATATCATGACCAAGGATGTAATTACCATTCGCGGTTCGGCCACTGTTGCTGAAGCAGTCCGGCTGATGAGAGAAAACAACTTGCGTGCCTTGGTTGTAGATCGTCGCTATGATAATGATGCCTATGGTATGGTTAGCGAAACAGATATTGTCTATAAGGTAATAGCCTACGGTAAAGACCCCAAGCAGGTACGGGTTTATGAAATTATGAGCAAACCCTGTATTGTCGTTAATCCTGAGTTGAGTGTGGAATATGTAGCGCGGTTGTTCGCAAATACTGGTATTCGCAGAGCGCCAGTTATTCAAGGCAAGCTGTTAGGTATTATCTCAATTACTGATATTTTGACCAAGAGTAATTTTATCGAAGCCCCAACAGCACTCAGGTTAGAAGAGAAAATTCACAAGGCTGTTGAAGCTGCCCGCGCTATTTGCACCCAACATGGTGCTTATTCTAAAGCCTGTGCTGCTGCTTGGGATGAGGTGGAAGAACTGCAAGCAGAAGCCGCCCATCAAAAAGCTGAAGCTATGGTTTCGGCGAAAGTTTCTTTTGAAGAATACTGTCGAGAAAATCCCAACGTACCAGAATGCCGTAACTATAATCCTTAG